The segment CCGACGTTTGGTAATCAGATTACGTCACTGATCAAGGGGACGTCGCTGGCTTTTATGATTGCAGTGGTGGACATCATGGGGAAAGCAAAAATCATCGGCGGCCGAACGCTCCGTTATTTTGAGGCGTATATCTGCACTGCCATTATCTACTGGGGGTGCTGTATTCTGATCGGTTTTGCATTTA is part of the Anaerotignum faecicola genome and harbors:
- a CDS encoding amino acid ABC transporter permease, whose protein sequence is PTFGNQITSLIKGTSLAFMIAVVDIMGKAKIIGGRTLRYFEAYICTAIIYWGCCILIGFAFKWLEKKVNYRERKEKKDD